The segment ATTGTGGCCTAACTGGTCGAAAGATTATTGTTGATACCTATGGCGGCATGGCACGTCATGGTGGTGGCGCTTTCTCTGGAAAAGACCCCTCAAAAGTGGATCGCAGCGCTGCCTACGCAGGTCGCTACGTGGCAAAGAATATTGTTGCTGCCGGGCTCGCCGCTCGCTGTGAAATTCAGGTGTCTTATGCCATTGGTGTCTCACAACCAACATCCGTTTCAGTCAATACCTTCGGTAGTGGCAAGGTCAGCGATGAAAAACTGGTTGAACTGATTGCAGAACATTTTGACTTACGTGCGGGAGGCTTAGTCGAGATGCTTGACCTATTGCGTCCTATTTACCGCGCCACAGCAGCCTATGGTCATTTTGGTCGTGAAGAACCCGAATTCACTTGGGAAAAAACAGATAAAGCCGCCGCACTTAAAGCGTCTGCCGGTATTTAACTCTACCGTTTAAATCAGTAGAGCAAACACAAAATTAGAGCTCTTAAAACTATAGTTTAAGGATATAACATGAGTACATTTACAGATTATAAGGTTGCCGATATCAGTCTTGCTGATTGGGGTCGTAAAGAAATTTCCATCGCTGAAATCGAAATGCCTGGACTAATGGCATTAAGAGAAGAATATGCGGGTCAAAAACCGCTTGATGGTTGTCGTATTATGGGTAGTATCCACATGACCATTCAAACCGCTGTGTTAATTGAAACTCTGGTCAATCTCGGAGCAGAAGTGCGCTGGGTTTCCTGTAATATATTCTCTACTCAGGATCATGCCGCTGCTGCTATTGCTGCTTCTGGAATTCCTGTTTTTGCTTGGAAGGGTGAGACCATTGAGGAATACTGGTGGTGTACAGAGCAAGCCTTATTATGGCCTGACGGTAAATTACCCAATATGATTCTGGATGATGGTGGTGATGCGACGCTATTAGTGCACAAGGGGGTTGAGTTTGAAAAAGCCGGTGCTATCCCAGCAACAAAAGCTGACGATAACGAAGAATATCAGGCTATTCTGGATGTTTTACGTCGTACGATTAAGCCTAGTGACACTGTTTGGCAGGATATCGCTGGTAGTGTAAAAGGTGTAACTGAAGAAACCACCACAGGTGTACACCGTTTATATGAAATGCAGGAAAAAGGTGAATTATTATTCCCCGCAATGAATGTTAATGATTCTGCGACCAAGTCTAAATTTGATAATCTTTATGGTTGTCGTGAATCGCTGATTGATAGTATCAAGCGTGCGACTGACGTGATGATTGCGGGTAAAATCTGTATTGTTCTGGGTTATGGCGATGTGGGCAAGGGCTGTGCTCAGGCCTTTCGTGGTATGGGTGCTACTGTTTGGGTGACAGAAATTGATCCTATTTGTGCTTTGCAGGCAGGAATGGAAGGCTATCGTGTTGTTGATATGAATGAAGTCGCCTCTATGGGTGATATTTTTGTTACCACTACGGGTAATGTCAGCGTCATCAATCATGACCATATGGCAGCAATGAAGAATGAAGCGATTGTTTGTAATATCGGTCACTTTGATTCTGAAATTGATATCGCTTCGCTGGAACAATACGAATGGGAAGAAATTAAGCCTCAGGTTGATCACGTGATTTTCCCTGATGGTAAGAAGATCATTATTCTTGCTAAAGGCCGTTTAGTGAACTTGGGCTGTGCCACTGGACACCCTAGTTTCGTTATGTCTGCTTCGTTTACTAACCAGGTGATGGCGCAAATTGAGTTTTTCACTAATGCTGAAGCCTATGAGAATAAGGTTTATATCTTACCTAAGATTCTGGATGAAAAAGTGGCTCACTTACACCTGATGAAAATTGGTGCTAAGTTGACTTTACTGTCTAAAGAACAGGCTGATTATATTAATGTGCCTCAGGAAGGACCTTATAAGGCCGATCACTATCGTTATTAAGAAGAGTGGAAACCTCTTTTAATAACGAGTGTTAATCGTTACTAAATAGAATTTTTATAAGAATGGAGTGCATTCAGGCTGCTCGGTAATAATATGAGTAGCCTGATTTTTACTAATGACAACAACTAAACAAACATCTCAGCCAATCAGCTTTGAGTTTTTCCCCACTAAAACCGCTGAAGGCGCAGAAAAACTCGCGCTAGTACGGGATAAATTAAGTGTGCTTGACCCGCTTTATTATTCTGTGACCTATGGTGCAGGGGGTAGTACTCAGGAAGGTACGCTCAATACCATTAAAAGTATTATGGATGCCGGTTATTCCGCTGCACCGCATTTATCTTGCATTGGTTCAACCCATGAAGGCATTAAGTCTATTCTTGATATTTTTATGGCGCGTGGTGTTAAGCGGATCGTTGCCCTGCGTGGCGATTTACCTTCGGGGCATCGTGATGTGGGTGAATTCCGTTATGCGAATGAACTGGTGGAGTTTATTCGGAGCGAAACCAATGATCACTTTCATATTGAGGTTGCAGCCTATCCTGAAGTGCATCCTCAGGCAAGAGATGCTAATACGGATTTAAAGCATTTTATTGCCAAAATGAATGCCGGTGCTAATAGTGCTATCACACAATACTTTTTTAATATTGATGCCTATCTCTATTTCGTCGATAGTTGTCAAAAGGCTGGCATGGATAAGCCAATTGTTCCGGGGATTATGCCCATCTCGAACTATTCACGTTTGGCTGGCTTTTCAGATATGTGTGGCGCAGAGATTCCGCGCTGGTTGGCAAAACGTCTGCAAGGCTATGGTGATGATATCGACTCCATTAAGGCACTAGGTTTAGAAGTGATCTCTAAACTCTGTGAACAATTATTGGCCGCTGGCGCACCCGGCTTACATTTTTATACGCTCAATCAAAGTAAAACGACGCTACAAATTTGTGAGAATCTTGGCCTTAAAAAATAAGCTTGTTTTTATCAAGCATCACCCTGATAAAGTGATGCTTCACAGATCAACTGATTTTTCTAGGTTCAATACAATTTAACTAAAAATCAGTTTCAAGCCCACCGCAATGGTCACAAATTCAAATACCCGTTTTATCCAACGGTTATTTGCTACTATGGCGAGGTGCGCCCCTGTAAAGCCACCGACTAATGAGC is part of the sulfur-oxidizing endosymbiont of Gigantopelta aegis genome and harbors:
- the ahcY gene encoding adenosylhomocysteinase, which gives rise to MSTFTDYKVADISLADWGRKEISIAEIEMPGLMALREEYAGQKPLDGCRIMGSIHMTIQTAVLIETLVNLGAEVRWVSCNIFSTQDHAAAAIAASGIPVFAWKGETIEEYWWCTEQALLWPDGKLPNMILDDGGDATLLVHKGVEFEKAGAIPATKADDNEEYQAILDVLRRTIKPSDTVWQDIAGSVKGVTEETTTGVHRLYEMQEKGELLFPAMNVNDSATKSKFDNLYGCRESLIDSIKRATDVMIAGKICIVLGYGDVGKGCAQAFRGMGATVWVTEIDPICALQAGMEGYRVVDMNEVASMGDIFVTTTGNVSVINHDHMAAMKNEAIVCNIGHFDSEIDIASLEQYEWEEIKPQVDHVIFPDGKKIIILAKGRLVNLGCATGHPSFVMSASFTNQVMAQIEFFTNAEAYENKVYILPKILDEKVAHLHLMKIGAKLTLLSKEQADYINVPQEGPYKADHYRY
- the metF gene encoding methylenetetrahydrofolate reductase [NAD(P)H], coding for MTTTKQTSQPISFEFFPTKTAEGAEKLALVRDKLSVLDPLYYSVTYGAGGSTQEGTLNTIKSIMDAGYSAAPHLSCIGSTHEGIKSILDIFMARGVKRIVALRGDLPSGHRDVGEFRYANELVEFIRSETNDHFHIEVAAYPEVHPQARDANTDLKHFIAKMNAGANSAITQYFFNIDAYLYFVDSCQKAGMDKPIVPGIMPISNYSRLAGFSDMCGAEIPRWLAKRLQGYGDDIDSIKALGLEVISKLCEQLLAAGAPGLHFYTLNQSKTTLQICENLGLKK